The following coding sequences lie in one Glycine max cultivar Williams 82 chromosome 19, Glycine_max_v4.0, whole genome shotgun sequence genomic window:
- the LOC100777757 gene encoding adenylate isopentenyltransferase 3, chloroplastic, translated as MTMTMSRVMCRPTQPLKNVPTNTSSGQNQIIRPKEKVVLVMGATGSGKTRLSIDLATCFPSEIINSDKMQVYSGLDVVTNKATKEEQRGIPHHLLGTQNPNKEFTASDFCDMASHAIESITNREKVPIIVGGSNSYMEALVDKFGTRYEWCCLWVDVSTPVLHSYVAQRVDQMIGGGMVNELRPFFSPNGDYSKGIRKAIGVPEFHEYFRREAFSSTEMRMRLLQDAVREVKRNTCHLACKQLGRIQWLRSVKGWKIHRVCATPVFQKRGQEANDAWKNVVAQPCASIVSQFLYSANAVSGRVPASLQQNSH; from the coding sequence ATGACTATGACCATGTCAAGAGTGATGTGTAGACCAACGCAGCCACTGAAAAACGTTCCTACTAATACATCCAGTGGCCAAAACCAGATAATAAGGCCAAAAGAGAAGGTGGTGTTGGTGATGGGAGCAACCGGAAGCGGCAAAACGAGGTTGTCGATCGACCTAGCCACATGTTTCCCATCAGAAATCATAAACTCCGACAAAATGCAAGTCTATTCGGGCCTCGACGTTGTCACAAACAAAGCAACAAAAGAAGAACAACGTGGGATCCCTCACCACCTGCTAGGGACACAGAACCCCAACAAGGAGTTCACTGCCTCTGACTTCTGCGACATGGCGTCACACGCCATTGAATCCATCACAAACCGCGAGAAGGTTCCAATAATTGTTGGAGGCTCTAACTCATACATGGAGGCCCTTGTGGACAAGTTCGGGACACGTTACGAATGGTGTTGTCTCTGGGTGGATGTTTCCACGCCCGTGCTTCATTCCTACGTTGCGCAGCGCGTGGATCAAATGATTGGTGGCGGAATGGTGAACGAGCTGAGACCCTTTTTCAGTCCCAACGGGGATTACTCGAAGGGGATAAGAAAGGCCATTGGGGTGCCGGAGTTCCACGAGTATTTTCGGAGAGAAGCGTTTTCAAGCACCGAAATGAGGATGAGGTTGCTGCAGGACGCGGTGAGGGAGGTGAAGAGGAACACGTGCCACTTGGCATGCAAGCAGCTTGGGAGGATTCAGTGGCTGAGGAGTGTTAAGGGATGGAAGATTCACCGTGTTTGTGCCACTCCCGTGTTCCAGAAACGTGGCCAGGAAGCGAATGATGCGTGGAAGAACGTTGTGGCACAGCCGTGTGCCTCCATAGTTTCCCAGTTTCTCTATAGTGCCAATGCTGTTTCTGGGAGAGTGCCAGCTTCTTTGCAGCAAAATAGTCATTAA